The Planktothrix agardhii NIES-204 genomic interval GATTGGCAAAACCCAAGGTCGTGCCGGACGGGATGAGAAAGACTGGATTAAATTTGATGTCACCAAAGAGAGTTGGGTTGATATCAACTTGGATAAGTTACGGCAGAATGCTGATTTGGAATTGTATGACGGTGATGGCAAAACCCTTTTGAATTATTCACGGGAAACCGGACAACGGGCTGCCGAAACAATTCAGGATGTGCTTGAACCCGGAACTTATTATCTGCAAGTTGTTCCTAAAGTTAGCGGACGCACGGGTTATCAGTTAAGTGTAGATATTAGCGATCTCGGTAACAAAGTTCAGAAATTTGAGGTTGGCGATCTCAATACCGTAGGAACTTACAGTAAACCTGAATCCATTGGTTTAGGTGCGGCGGATCGTCGTAACGAACTTGACCAATACTCCTTCAGCTTAGATGAAAAAACTGATGTAGTGATTAACCTCGATGATCTCACTGCTGATGCTAATATCCGCCTGAAAACAAGTCAAGGAGTTCTGCTCTTTGACTCTACCAACTCCGGCGACAGCAGTGAAGAAATTTCGGAAAACCTTGATGCTGGGGACTATGTTTTAGAAGTCTTTCCCTTTGGTAATGCCAAGGCCAACTACAACCTAAGCATGAGTGCGGCGGGTGGTGGAGTCGATGATGACAGTCCCGCTAGTCTGGCAACCGATATGACGAATATCCTGAATGCGGATAAACTTTATTCGACTAAAGATAATATTGGTTCTAGTATTGGGTCAACTTCCCGCGATCAGAAAGATTACTATAGCTTTACCCTAACCGGGGAAGAAGCCGTTAGCATCAAACTGAGTGGTTTAAGTGGGAACGCTAATGTGGAATTGTTGGATAGTGACGAAAGCCCAATTCGTGCTTCCCGAAATCCGGGTAAGGCCGCAGAATCAATTAGCGAAACCTTAGAAGCCGGTAAATATTATGTTCTGGTGACTCCCCAAGGTAGCGATCGCACGGATTACGATTTGAGCGTCTCTTTAGGGGGTAGCGGAGGCAAAGATTCCGATGGTACGTTCCCAACTGCTACCAATATCGGTGGTTTAGGAGATTATGAAGCCTCCGACTCCATTGGTCTACAAGGGGATGGTTACCGGGATATCAATGACTATCGCAAATTTACCATCAGTGAAAAGAGCAACTTCAGTCTCAACCTGACGAACCTGAAGCAAAACGCCGATGTGGAGTTGTATGATGCCGATCAAGTATTGCTGAAAAGTTCTCGTAAGAGTGGTCAAGCCGATGAGTCCATTAGCGATGTTCTGACCAAGGGTGACTACTACGTCCGAGTGTTGCCAAAAGGTAGCGTTGGTAGCAGCTACGACTTAAACATGAGCGCTTCTCCTGTTGGCCAAGATTCCTCCGTTGATTTGGGGACGTTGGGTGCTGATCCTCTCACCAATAAAGGGTTGAGTGGGGAAACTGGCGATCCAGTTGATGAATTTACTTTCATTGTGGGGAGTGGTGGTTTTGTCGATATTAACCTCACGGGTCTGAAAGCGAATGCCAACCTGGAGGTTTACAGCAAAGCGGGTGTACTAATTGGCAGTTCCGCTAATGCCGGAAACAGCAATGAAAATATCAACTCTTTCCTGTCACCGGATACCTACTTAGTTAAAGTTCTCGCCAGTGGTGGTCTGACTCCCTATAACTTAGAGGTTGTTGCTGGATAAAACAAGAAAGCTCAACACAGAAATCCGGTTTCTTGACAAGTTTCTGTTCTGACTCAAAATCAAGCACCAGAAACCGGGTTTCTCAGACTTTCCCATAACGACTAATTCACTAAATTTGGAGAAAATCATGTTAATTGAATCACCAGACAGCAGTGTTTTATTTCCCTTAGAAGCTACCCCAGATCAGTTTAATCCCTACAATATTCTGATTGGCACTGCGGAAGCGAATGATGCCTTACCTCTATTATTCCAGGGTCAATATAGGAGTGATAATCCAGACTTAATTTTTGAAAGTTCCGATGTGATTCCTATTAATAAAACTACTAATTTAGATGAGGATAATTTAACGGGAGTTGACCCAACACAATTGAAGGAGAATTTAGAAAGCAGTCAAAACCTTGAAATTCAACCCAGGAAAGGAACTCAATCTGATACGGGAGGAACAATTAAAACAGCTAAGGATTTAGGAAAACTCAGTAGTAAACCCCTTTCAATCAATGAGAAAGTCGGATATAGAGTTCAGGGGAAACGGGATGTTAATGATTATTATAAGTTTACAGTCAAAAATCGCTTAAATCAAGTCAATATTTCTTTAGATGGACTCAAAGGCAATGCTAATTTGCAACTTTTGGGAAGTAATGGGAAAGAGATTATTTCCACATCTACAGAAACCGGAAAAACTAAAGAAAATATCTTTGAATCTTTACCTGCTGGGACTTATTATCTGCGGGTATATCCCCAAGGTGCTGACAGTACCGCTTATCACCTCAGTTTAGATGCAGATTCGATTAGTGATGCAGATGGAACTGCTAAACTGGCTCAAGATTTTAAACTACCTGGTAAAATATTTACGGCAAAGGATGATATTGGTTTTGAGTTAGGTGGGGTAAGAGATCAGAAAGATTACTATGAATTAAATCTAACAAAAGATAGCGAAGTTAGCATTAGTTTAGATGGGTTGACTCAAAATGCTAATATTAAGCTATTAGGTAAAGATGGTAAAAATGTTGAGTTTAGTTCCTCAAACTTAGGGAAGGAACGGGAAGAAATCACTACAACTTTAGATAAAGGCAAATACTACGTTTTAGTAGAACCTTATCAAACAGAACGTACTTCATATAATTTGAGTGTCGCTGCTGATGCTCAGATTATAGATAAAGATGGTAGTTTACCGGGTAAAAAACTCAATATAGGTAAAAGCGTCACTGATAGTATTGGGGTCAAAACCGGAAAACGTATTGACCAAGATGATTATTACAATTTTGAGTTGAAGAAAGAAAGTGAAATCACCCTAGACTTACAAAAATTGACCCAAAATGCTGATATTGAACTGTATGGAGAAGATGGAACTACTCAAATTTTAGCCTCGAATAATTCAGGGAATAAAGCTGAAACAATTAGTAGTATTCTTGACCCTGGAAAATATTATGTTCGGATTAAAAATGTCGGAACAAATAACACAGAATATCGATTGTCTTTAACTGCAAATACTAAAATTAGCGAGAAAGATGATCAACTTCCAGGAACGAATTTAGGGGATATTACAAAACAGGAAGTTAATAAATCAAGTAAAATTGGTTTTCAAACTGGAAAAAATATTCGAGATACGGATGACTACTATCAGTTTAAAGTAGCAGAAAGTAGCAATGTTAATATTAACTTAGATGGTTTAAATGCAAATGCTAAATTAGAGTTACTGGGAACAGATGGTCAACGTCTTGGTAGTTCTAATAAAAAAGGAACAACAGCAGAGACAATTAACAAAAAATTAGAACCAGGAACTTATTACGTCCATATTGAACCGAATAGTGGCAAAGATAGCACTGCATATAAGCTCAAGATTACAGCCGATCAACCCCTTGATGATTATGAATCTTTGAAAACCGCTAAAAAATTAGGGGCATTAAACCAACAAGATCCGATTACAGAAACGAATGCTATTGGGTTCACCACGAGCGGTTTACGCGATAAAAATGACTATTATAATTTTAGTTTGACAGAACCGAATGAACTGACGGTGGATCTGGAGAATCTCAAAGCTGATGCTAACGTCAGGTTATTGGATGCTAGTGGTAAATTAGTTGATGAAAATATTCAGAAAGGAACTAAACCTGAAACAATTTATAAAGAACTGAAAGCGGGAGATTATTACTTACAAGTTTTACCCGTTGGCACTGCTAAAACAAACTATAACCTTATCGTTGGCATTCAACAAAAAAGTGACTTATCGGGAGTCTTTCAATTAGCATCAACAACTGCTAATCCAGAGGATAAAGTTGATGTTAAATATACCGTTAGCAATACGGATGTGAGTGCAGCCGATGGGTTCAGAGTGGGATTTTATTTATCAGCAGATAGCGCTATTAATCCTAAAAAAGATATCCTATTAGATTCCCAAACAATTAAATCCTTGGCAGGTTATACCCTCACCAGTGAATTGACTCAAAAACTGACTTTACCAAATGTTAATAATGACTTTTGGAAACAAGGGAAAACCAAAGATTTCTATTTAGGAATGGTGGTTGACGATCTCAATGCAATTGGAGAAAGTAATGAAAAAAATAACCTCACCAAGCAACTATTATCGATCGCACCTGCTCCGGCTGATAATGCTGGGAATAGCCGTGATCAAGCCAAGGATTTAGGGGGAATTGGCAGTGCGCCTCAAACCTATTCTGACTGGTTAGGAAGCCACTACAATATTGCTACTGACTCTGACGATTATTATAAATTACAACTGACTCAAAAAAGCAATCTGAAACTGGATTTAACTGGGTTACAATCCAATGCTGATGTTTATTTACTCGATAGTCAAGGTTATGAACTTAAACAAGCAGTAAAATTAGGGAATAAATCTGAATCGATTGCTGAGAATTTATTACCTGGGGATTATTATGTTCGGGTGAATAAATCAGATAGCGATCGCACAACCTATAATTTAAAAGTTGCGGCATCACCCCTAGAATATCCTGTTCCTGTTATTGCTGGCAATACTTGGGAAACTGCCTACAATATGACTAACATCAGTAGTACCCCAACAACATACTCTGAATTTGTAGGCAATAAATACGGAATTCCTGAAGAACTTGAGGATTACTACAAACTTCAAATTGACAAAGATAGTAGTCTCTCCCTGAAGTTAACAGGAATGAGTGCTAACGCGAATCTGTTCTTGTACAACAGTGATAAAGGTCTGGTTGAATCCTCGGAAACTTTGAAGACTGCTGGTGAACAAATTCTCAGCAATTTAACCCCAGGGACTTACTATATTAAAGTTGCAGGTGTGGGTAACATTCAAACCACTTATAACTTAGAAGTTGCGAC includes:
- a CDS encoding peptidase-like protein, encoding MLIESPDSSVLFPLEATPDQFNPYNILIGTAEANDALPLLFQGQYRSDNPDLIFESSDVIPINKTTNLDEDNLTGVDPTQLKENLESSQNLEIQPRKGTQSDTGGTIKTAKDLGKLSSKPLSINEKVGYRVQGKRDVNDYYKFTVKNRLNQVNISLDGLKGNANLQLLGSNGKEIISTSTETGKTKENIFESLPAGTYYLRVYPQGADSTAYHLSLDADSISDADGTAKLAQDFKLPGKIFTAKDDIGFELGGVRDQKDYYELNLTKDSEVSISLDGLTQNANIKLLGKDGKNVEFSSSNLGKEREEITTTLDKGKYYVLVEPYQTERTSYNLSVAADAQIIDKDGSLPGKKLNIGKSVTDSIGVKTGKRIDQDDYYNFELKKESEITLDLQKLTQNADIELYGEDGTTQILASNNSGNKAETISSILDPGKYYVRIKNVGTNNTEYRLSLTANTKISEKDDQLPGTNLGDITKQEVNKSSKIGFQTGKNIRDTDDYYQFKVAESSNVNINLDGLNANAKLELLGTDGQRLGSSNKKGTTAETINKKLEPGTYYVHIEPNSGKDSTAYKLKITADQPLDDYESLKTAKKLGALNQQDPITETNAIGFTTSGLRDKNDYYNFSLTEPNELTVDLENLKADANVRLLDASGKLVDENIQKGTKPETIYKELKAGDYYLQVLPVGTAKTNYNLIVGIQQKSDLSGVFQLASTTANPEDKVDVKYTVSNTDVSAADGFRVGFYLSADSAINPKKDILLDSQTIKSLAGYTLTSELTQKLTLPNVNNDFWKQGKTKDFYLGMVVDDLNAIGESNEKNNLTKQLLSIAPAPADNAGNSRDQAKDLGGIGSAPQTYSDWLGSHYNIATDSDDYYKLQLTQKSNLKLDLTGLQSNADVYLLDSQGYELKQAVKLGNKSESIAENLLPGDYYVRVNKSDSDRTTYNLKVAASPLEYPVPVIAGNTWETAYNMTNISSTPTTYSEFVGNKYGIPEELEDYYKLQIDKDSSLSLKLTGMSANANLFLYNSDKGLVESSETLKTAGEQILSNLTPGTYYIKVAGVGNIQTTYNLEVATTTLPNNGAGNNPDNSKELGAITTPQTVSDWVGDIDNSDYYQLSLPQTSTLELNLTNTKTNLSLYDNKGNPINSDDQTGKLVSNLQAGTYYVEVAPDYNVSSANYDLQVSATPRVDTAGNTINTAQDIGALGATAVTKNDWVGDIDTDDYYKFSLAGNSTLNLNLSGLTQNADLYLYNSEGSEIGYSYQEGKTDENILTNLTAGTYYVLVNSDYYGGNTTYNLKLSATAISDSAGNDMTTAQDIGTLGATAVTKNDWVGDIDTYDYYKFSLTGNSTLNLNLSGLTQNADLYLYNSASSEIGYSYQEGKTDENILTNLTAGTYYVLVNSDYYGGNTTYNLGVSATALTYSPANKVGNTLSQNLNIGALGTTQTFNDFVGNPHGIEQDENDFYTFSIPSASTINLKLTGLTANADLYLYDSNDYQIGESAAFSNVDETISKILNPGTYRIKVSSNNGANTGYNLQATASALPNNGAGESFDKALPLGILSSAISYDDWVGYSIDSSDYYQFQLAQNRVVNVNLSNVSDSISVNIYDNSGDYITSDLVGAGETKTLTTETLPPGLYYVTVDDYYTDKGAFYRLSIS